The Platichthys flesus chromosome 10, fPlaFle2.1, whole genome shotgun sequence genome includes a window with the following:
- the rtf1 gene encoding RNA polymerase-associated protein RTF1 homolog has protein sequence MVNVKKRKGRVVIDSDSEDSASDDNLDQELLSLAKRKRVDSGDQEEPVSKPAASTDSETSDSDDEWTVGGTKGKKKVKPGKGSEKKNTTKKKVGKATASGSSDGDSSAESSAPEEGEVSDSESNSSSSSSDSDSSEDEVFKDGYDEDLMGDAEDRARLEQMTEKEREQELFNRIEKREVLKRRFEIKKKLKTAKKKEKEEKKKKQEEEQEKRKLSQVQDTQVVMSHNKERRSKRDEKLDKKSQAMEELRAEREKKKNKTAELLAKRMPLKTSEVYSDDEEEEEEDDDKSSVKSDRSSRSSSDEDDDDKEGTPPKSQPVSLPEELNRVRLSRNKLERWCHMPFFAKTVTGCFVRIGIGNSSSKPVYRVAEIMDVVETAKVYQLGTTRTNKGLQLRHGGDTRVFRLEFVSNQEFTESEFIKWKDAMTVATMQVPTLDEVTKKEQSIKEAMNHKFNDKDIEDIVKEKDRFRKAPSNYAMKKTQLFKDKAMAEESGDGDKVKVIQDELNVLEERAEALDRQRTKNISAISYINQRNRSWNIVESEKALVAEGQLSKNQQMDPFTRRQCKPTMVSNARDPSVHAAILAHLNQKYGSGSATDLNNGAELNALGQVITKDKDGPKPNTDLSEDLFKVHDFDVKIDLQVPNAEAKSLSVSSNALPVKDGAPRRSLNLEDYKKRRGLI, from the exons ATGGTGAACGTGAAGAAGCGGAAAGGTCGGGTCGTGATCGACTCGGACTCCGAAGACAGCGCCAGCGACGATAACTTAGACCAG GAGCTGTTGTCATTGGcaaagaggaagagggtggaCTCAGGTGACCAAGAGGAGCCAGTCAGCAAACCTGCAGCGTCGACCGACTCGGAGACGTCCGACAGCGATGATGAG TGGACCGTGGGTGGAACCAAAGGTAAAAAGAAAGTTAAGCCAGGGAAAGGATCTGAGAAGAAGAACACTACGAAGAAGAAAGTTGGTAAAGCAACAGCGTCCGGCAGCTCTGATGGAGACAGCTCGGCGGAGAGCTCTGCACCTGAGGAGG GCGAGGTGTCTGATTCAGAGAGCAACAGCTCGTCCTCTAGCTCGGACTCGGACTCCTCTGAGGACGAGGTGTTTAAGGACGGCTACGACGAGGACTTGATGGGAGACGCAGAGGACAGAGCTCGTCTGGAGCAGATGACggagaaggaaagagagcaAGAGCTGTTCAACAGAATTGAGAAACGAGAGGTGCTAAAGAGACG CTTTGAAAttaagaagaagctgaagacggcaaagaagaaagagaaggaggagaagaaaaagaagcaggaggaagaacaaGAAAAGAGGAAGCTATCTCAGGTTCAAGACACACAAGTG GTCATGTCACACAACAAGGAGAGACGATCCAAACGGGACGAGAAACTGGACAAAAAGTCCCAGGCAATGGAAGAACTAAGGGCTGAacgtgagaaaaagaaaaacaaaacag CTGAACTTCTGGCCAAACGAATGCCCCTGAAGACGAGCGAGGTTTACTccgacgatgaggaggaggaagaggaagatgatgacAAGTCCTCGGTGAAAAGTGATCGCAGTTCGCGTTCATCGtctgatgaggatgatgatga TAAAGAGGGGACTCCGCCCAAGTCGCAGCCGGTTTCTCTACCAGAGGAGCTGAACAGGGTCCGTCTGTCCAGAAACAAGCTGGAACGCTGGTGCCACATGCCCTTCTTTGCAAAGACCGTGACCGGCTGCTTTGTGAGGATAGGGATTGGGAACAGCAGCAGTAAACCAGTTTATAGG GTTGCTGAAATTATGGATGTAGTGGAGACGGCAAAGGTTTATCAGCTTGGAACCACACGAACGAACAAGGGATTACAATTGAG GCATGGCGGCGACACACGGGTTTTCAGGCTTGAGTTTGTATCAAATCAGGAATTCACTGAAAGCGAGTTCATAAAGTGGAAAGACGCA ATGACAGTTGCCACGATGCAAGTCCCAACTCTTGATGAAGTCACCAAAAAAGAGCAATCCATCAAAGAAGCTATGAACCACAAATTCAACGACAAAGACATAGaggat ATAGTGAAAGAGAAGGACCGATTCCGAAAAGCTCCTTCGAACTATGCCATGAAGAAAACGCAGTTATTCAAAGATAAG GCCATGGCAGAAGAGAGCGGGGACGGAGACAAGGTGAAGGTGATCCAGGACGAGCTGAACGTGCTGGAGGAGAGGGCGGAAGCACTCGACAGACAGAGGACCAAGAACATCTCTGCCATCAG CTACATTAACCAGAGGAACAGAAGCTGGAACATTGTTGAGTCTGAGAAAGCTCTCGTG GCTGAAGGACAACTCTCCAAAAACCAGCAAATGGACCCTTTCACCAGAAGACAGTGCAAACCCACCATGGTGTCAAAT GCCCGAGACCCGTCAGTCCATGCAGCTATTCTCGCTCATCTCAACCAGAAGTACGGCTCCGGGTCAGCAACAGATCTTAATAACGGTGCAGAGCTTAACGCACTG GGACAAGTAATCACGAAAGATAAAGACGGCCCCAAGCCAAACACTGACCTCTCAGAGGACTTGTTTAAAGTTCATGACTTTGACGTTAAGATCGACCTCCAGGTTCCCAATGCAG AGGCAAAGTCTCTGTCTGTGAGCTCCAATGCGCTGCCAGTGAAAGACGGCGCCCCCCGCAGGTCTCTTAACCTGGAGGACTacaagaagaggagggggctgATCTAA